Within the Prochlorococcus sp. MIT 1300 genome, the region CCGTCTGGATCCCCAGTTTGTAGTATGTAAAAGTCTTCGGCTCTATTAAATGGTAAATTATCATAAAATCCTTTAAGAGCTAGATCTACAAAGGCCCCTGAAGTCAGTGGTGCATTGTAACCATCAATTACAGCGATCATCTCTCCTTTGTTTGTATTAATTGAGACCGTTGCTCTTCCTAGTAATCTAGGTAAATCTTTGAATTCATCTGGAATATTGTAAGGAAAACCTTCAGTTAAGAAAAGTCCTTCTAGGTCGCCGATTTGATTTAGTGCTTTTCTACGTGTCTCTATGAAATTTGTTTGATTTTGACTGCTAGCATCTTGTCCAAGACTTTGTAGGCTTTCTTCTAAGGCCTCTAAGAGTGCTTTGCCTTCTTCTTGACGATTGATTGGAATATTCTCCAGGATTTGTTTTTTGCGAGTGGTTAAGAGAAATTGGGTGGAACTTGCTGCTTCGTTTAAAGCTGCCCATTTATTTCCAGGTATTTCGTTGCTAGTTACTTCAAGTGTGTGTTGAATCCCTTGCAGATCCGTTTGTTGTACAGGTAGTGCGTTGCGCAATATTGCAGAAGGATCTTTCAAAGCATTGCCAGGAGGGAGCCCAGCTAAAAGAGGCTTGCTTGCTAGGAGCCCAGTGGTGAGAAGGATTGTGAGGGCTGAAATAAGTAGACGCAAAATTGGCATTTAGCAGTTGAGTCCTTGTGGACTTTGGCACAGCTCTATGATCACCTAATCCGTTCCGCGGGAATGATCTCAAGTAACGACTTCCGGACAGGTACCACGATTGAACTGGATGGAGCTGTTTGGCGTGTTGTTGAATTCCTGCATGTCAAGCCTGGTAAGGGCTCTGCTTTCGTGCGAACCAAGTTAAAAGCTGTTCAGAGTGGAAATGTGGTGGAGAAAACTTTTCGTGCTGGAGAGATGGTTCCACAAGCTTTGTTGGAAAAGTCCACCCTTCAGCACACTTATATGGAGGCTGGGGATTATGTCTTTATGGATATGTCTAGTTACGAAGAGACTCGCTTGACTTCTAAACAAATTGGCGAGGGTCGTAAATATTTAAAAGAAGGCATGGAGGTGAATGTGGTTGCTTGGAATGGAGATCCGCTGGAAGTTGAGTTACCTAACTCTGTAGTTTTAGAAGTCACTCAAACAGATCCTGGAGTGAAGGGTGATACTGCTACAGGTGGTACTAAGCCAGCCATCCTTGAAACTGGCGCCCAGGTTATGGTTCCCCTTTTTATTTCTGTTGGTGAGAAAATTAAGGTTGACACTCGTAATGACAGCTATCTCGGGAGGGAGAACTAAACAACATGCAGCTTGATCATGAACAACTGCACCTTCTGCTTTCAGCATTGGAGCAAAGCGATATCCAAGAGTTTCGTCTGGAGGGGGATGACTTTCGCTTAGAAATCAGGCGAAATTTACCTGTTGCTTCTCAGACCTTAGTTCCTGTAATTTCTCCACCTACTACTGAGGTCCCAGCCACTTCATCAACTCCTCAACCCAAGTCAGAGCCCTCTCAGCCGGCAGGAAACCCACCTCCAGCAGGAGCTGGCTCTAGAGCTGATTTGCTAGACATTACAGCTCCTATGGTTGGGACGTTTTATAGAGCCCCTGCTCCAGGGGAACCCTCTTTTGTTGAAGTGGGTAATCGTATTGGTGTGGGTCAAACGGTTTGCATTCTTGAAGCAATGAAATTGATGAATGAATTGGAGTCCGAGGTCAGTGGTGAAGTAGTTGAAATTCTTGTGGATAACGGAACTCCCGTGGAGTTCGGTCAAGTGTTGATGAGAGTTAAGCCAAACTGAATTCAAGGATGACTTAAATCCCAAGCTGTTCTTATAGCTGCAATCATGCTGTTAGGTCTTGCTTTACCTGTCCCTGCGATGTCAAAAGCTGTTCCATGATCCGGGGAGGTTCTGAAAAAAGGCAGCCCTAACGTTGTATTGACAGCTTCATCGAAAGCTAGAAGTTTGATTGGAATCAATCCTTGATCATGATAAAGAGCAAGTATTCCATCGTAGGTATTAGAGGTTATTCTCCCTTGCCATGAAAGAGCGGCTGAAAGCCAGCAAGTGTCTGGTGGCAATGGTCCTTCTAGTTTTATATCTGGATTTTGTATTCGCCATTTGTCTAAAACTGGTTTTATCCATTCTTTTTCTTCTGTGCCTATTAATCCTTCTTCTCCTGCGTGGGGGTTTAAACCAGCAACTGCAAGTTTTGGATTTTTATTAAATTTTTTACAAAACTGTGAAAGTATATTTAGCTTTTCTTCTAAGACTAAAGGGGATAAGTAGTTGTTAAGTTTTAGTAGCGGTATATGGGTTGTTGCTAGAAGAGTGTTTAAGCGCCAGTTGTTATGAGGGGATAAAGCTGTAAATAACATTGTTGCTTGTTGGCTATTTGTAAGCTTTGCTAGTACTTCTGTTTGACCTGGATAATTATGTCCAGCTGCATGCCAAGAATGTTTTGCAATAGGTGCTGTTACTAGTGCTCTTCCATTTTTTTGGAGTGTTAGTTCAATCGCTCTCGTAAGCCATCTAAAACTTGCCTCACCATTTTCTTTTGATGCTCTTCCTGGATTTGCGATGGTATTTAAGGGAATATTATTGATTGTTAGATCTTTTGGATTAGCTATTTGGTTTATCCCTTGTGATATGAGCCTTCGATAAGTTTCTTCGATTTGTTTTTGGCAACCCACAAGCAATGGTTTCATTGTTGAAGGTAATTTTTTCGATGCAAGTGCTTTAAGTGTGATTTCTGTGCCGATCCCACCAGGGTCGCCCAAAGCGATTACAATTGTTTCATCCTTTGGTATTGAAGATTTTTCTGGGAATGTCATGTTGCGTTTAATTCTGTTGGGCTTGTTGTTTTTTGGATTGACTAGCGGATTGCGTGATGGATGGCTTGTAATTAAGTGGTCACAGCTTTTGAATCAAGTTGGTTTTGCAGAGGTCGATCCTGATAAGCCTTTGAATTGGAACGAATTTTTATTTAGTTGGTTGGAGAGGAATGTAGACAAATCTACTTCTGATTAGTCTATTTTTTAAGGTTGAGATCTTCTTTAAAGCAATCCTTTAACCCGGATTTATAATCTGGATGAAGCAACTGATAGCCTAGTTCTTCACACAGCAATCGGTTTTTTATTCTTCTATTTTCCTGCCAAAATGATAAGGCCATTGGATTCATTTTGCTTTTTGCTATTTCAAAGGGTTCTAAAGGCGGTAAAGACTTATCTAGTAATTTTCCTGCAAAACGTAGTACGTCAATATTTGAGGCAGGGACGTTATCGGCAATATTAACGATTAAGGGTTTTTGACCTTTTTCAGCAAGGCTGATGAGATGCATTGTTGCCCCAGCTATGTCATCAACATGAATTCTAGAAAATACTTGTCCAGGCTTATCAACCATTCTGACATTGCCTTTGCAGATGCTTGTGATTGCTGAGCGTCCAGGGCCATAAATTCCAGGAAGTCTCAGGATTTGAATTGGCAGCCCAGTTTGTTGCCAAGCTTCTTCACATGACAAACGTCTTTTACTTCTTAATTGAATTGGTTTAGGAGAATCTTGTTCTGAGACCCATTTGCCTTTGGAGTCTCCATAAACTCCTGTGGTCGATAGATACCCCACCCATTTGAGCGACATATCTTTCAGTTGTTCTTCTAGGCAGCTAAGGACTGGGTCTTTGCCATCTGCGTCTGGAGGAATCGAACTAAGCAAATGTGTAAATTTTTCTAGTTTTAGGTTTGTAGGGATTGTTTTATTCACGCTGTCAAAAATTACATCTGCCCCTTGGCTATTGATTTGTCTACGACTGCAAACGGCTTCGTTCCCAAGAGCTCTGGCAAGAGCTGCAATGTGTTGGCCACTAAAACCTCCTCCTAGGACAAGTAGCTTGGAGCCTTTAGGAAGAGGTGTTGACCTGTTGACAAGTGATTCAAGCATGAGTACAAGTGTATTAGTCGGCTAGTTGCCAGTGCTTAATTCACCTTTGAGTTTCTTCACCACATCCAAGTCCATCGTTTTTGGACAATTCTGCAGGGTTTGGTTTGTTCATCGGCTTAGTGGTTTCAATCTTTGCAATATGGCAGTTGTCAGCCTTGTGCTTTTTGCAACATGTTTGGCTCCGGAGGAGCCTGCTCGACAAGCTTCCATCTGCGAAAGATATAACTCTCCACAGGCTTGTCGGGTGCTGTAAACGGTTTATTAGGCCGCTTGTAAACTCCATTCTTCATCCAAAGTAGTTTTGCTTTGAGATTGTTTTTCAGGAATATGAGATTGTTTTTGCTTCTCCAACTCTGATGGTTTTGCCCATTGGAGTAAACGTAATGCAAGGCGAAGATCGCCATCCATCCATGCCCTTATGGCCATT harbors:
- the accB gene encoding acetyl-CoA carboxylase biotin carboxyl carrier protein, which gives rise to MQLDHEQLHLLLSALEQSDIQEFRLEGDDFRLEIRRNLPVASQTLVPVISPPTTEVPATSSTPQPKSEPSQPAGNPPPAGAGSRADLLDITAPMVGTFYRAPAPGEPSFVEVGNRIGVGQTVCILEAMKLMNELESEVSGEVVEILVDNGTPVEFGQVLMRVKPN
- the pdxA gene encoding 4-hydroxythreonine-4-phosphate dehydrogenase PdxA — translated: MTFPEKSSIPKDETIVIALGDPGGIGTEITLKALASKKLPSTMKPLLVGCQKQIEETYRRLISQGINQIANPKDLTINNIPLNTIANPGRASKENGEASFRWLTRAIELTLQKNGRALVTAPIAKHSWHAAGHNYPGQTEVLAKLTNSQQATMLFTALSPHNNWRLNTLLATTHIPLLKLNNYLSPLVLEEKLNILSQFCKKFNKNPKLAVAGLNPHAGEEGLIGTEEKEWIKPVLDKWRIQNPDIKLEGPLPPDTCWLSAALSWQGRITSNTYDGILALYHDQGLIPIKLLAFDEAVNTTLGLPFFRTSPDHGTAFDIAGTGKARPNSMIAAIRTAWDLSHP
- the efp gene encoding elongation factor P translates to MISSNDFRTGTTIELDGAVWRVVEFLHVKPGKGSAFVRTKLKAVQSGNVVEKTFRAGEMVPQALLEKSTLQHTYMEAGDYVFMDMSSYEETRLTSKQIGEGRKYLKEGMEVNVVAWNGDPLEVELPNSVVLEVTQTDPGVKGDTATGGTKPAILETGAQVMVPLFISVGEKIKVDTRNDSYLGREN
- a CDS encoding peptidylprolyl isomerase codes for the protein MPILRLLISALTILLTTGLLASKPLLAGLPPGNALKDPSAILRNALPVQQTDLQGIQHTLEVTSNEIPGNKWAALNEAASSTQFLLTTRKKQILENIPINRQEEGKALLEALEESLQSLGQDASSQNQTNFIETRRKALNQIGDLEGLFLTEGFPYNIPDEFKDLPRLLGRATVSINTNKGEMIAVIDGYNAPLTSGAFVDLALKGFYDNLPFNRAEDFYILQTGDPDGPDIGYINPNTGDERRVPLEIRVPEESQTLYNETFEDVGLYKSTPILPFSTFGTLGWSHSDQAVDDGSSQFFIFLYEPELTPAGRNLIDGRNAAFGYIVEGFNVLENLGGDDRVLSIKVLDGANRLEEHG
- a CDS encoding SDR family oxidoreductase, which translates into the protein MLESLVNRSTPLPKGSKLLVLGGGFSGQHIAALARALGNEAVCSRRQINSQGADVIFDSVNKTIPTNLKLEKFTHLLSSIPPDADGKDPVLSCLEEQLKDMSLKWVGYLSTTGVYGDSKGKWVSEQDSPKPIQLRSKRRLSCEEAWQQTGLPIQILRLPGIYGPGRSAITSICKGNVRMVDKPGQVFSRIHVDDIAGATMHLISLAEKGQKPLIVNIADNVPASNIDVLRFAGKLLDKSLPPLEPFEIAKSKMNPMALSFWQENRRIKNRLLCEELGYQLLHPDYKSGLKDCFKEDLNLKK
- a CDS encoding 4-hydroxythreonine-4-phosphate dehydrogenase encodes the protein MLRLILLGLLFFGLTSGLRDGWLVIKWSQLLNQVGFAEVDPDKPLNWNEFLFSWLERNVDKSTSD